Within the Vallitalea longa genome, the region TTCTTGTAACATTTCACCTTCACTTCCATTCCAGACATGCCAGAATGATATTGTTGTTACATTACCTGATGACGTTTTTGATGTACTTTTACATCCCCCAATAGAAAATATCATACTGATAACTAATAAAACCCCAATACATTTTTTTAAATTTCTCATTTAAATCCTCCTTCTTCTTTTGAACAGATTTTAGATAAAAAATAAAATTTACTTTTATAATAGATTCTCCACATCTTTTATTAGATAGTGGGAAATTTACTATTTAGTCAAAATCACAAAATGTGTTTAGTGCTAAAGTTGCACCTCCAACAATATGAGCTTTACTACCTAATTGTGATTGTAAGATTTGAAAACTGCCTTTTAACTGATCCCATGTAAGATTTTCTAACTTTTCTTCAACTAATCTAGGCATATCAGGAAATGCTTTTATTAGGCTTCCTTTGATAACGACTGTATCAGGATTATACATACATATAACTGTGTTGATAGTTATACACATATATGTAAGACACCTGTCAATTATACTTACAGCCCATTGTTCACCATTATGTGCATATTCAAAAACTTCTAATAAACTATTAGTTTTCTTTACTTTATTCGCTTCAGCTATTATGTTATCCTCAATAATAAACGTTTGTAAGCAACCTCTTCTACCGCAAGGACAAAGGGCTCCATTAGGGTCAATTGTCGTATGTCCTATTTCACCAGCTATATTTGTTGTTCCTCTAAATATATTTCCACCTACTATAAGTGCCGAGCCTACACCTCTCCCGAAAGAAATAAGGGCTAACTTTTCTATATTCTTTCCAACTCCATAAATACTTTCCGCTAACGCTTCCACTTTAACATCATTATCAACTATGGTCTTTATTCCAAGTTTTTCCTCAACACATCTGCCTAGTTGTATATCTTTCCATTTAAGCTGAGTTGACATAAGAACATTTCCAGTACTATAATCAATAATTCCTGGTAGACTTATTCCCAGTCCTACAATCTTTGATTCATCCACACCAGAATTATTAATAACTTTTTTAATAAGTTCACAAACAATATTAATTATTTTATCGTAAGAAAGTTTATCTATTTCGGATTCTATCTTTTCTTCATAAAGAATTCCTCCTCCAAAATCAACTATTCCTGCTTTTACTATATGTTTGTTTATATACGCTCCTACTGTAAGAATTGATTTCAAGTTAATCTCCAGCAAAATTGCTTTCCGTCCAACACCTTTAGAATATGTTTCTGTTTCTCTAACTAGACCTAAATCAATTAAGTTCCCGACGATTCTACTGACAGACGTAGGACTCATATTAGTCATCTTAACAATATCCGCTCTTGAAATAGACTTATTAGTTTTAATGAGTTTTAGTACCAAGTGTAAATTTTTTTTCTTAATATAACCTTGATCTAGCTTATTATTTTCCATATCACATTCTCCATATTTCATTATGATAATTATTTTTGTAATATTTCAACAATATTACTTAATAATATTTACTTTTTTATACATATATTATATTAATTTCTCCACTGGTGTTATTAATATAATAATATAACGTATTTATCTCAATGTCAATAAAAATATCTATTATCAAATGTTTTTATATATTACTATTTACTAAATATTAAATTAATATATCCTGCAATTAGATACTTATAAGCTATTTCTTAGAAAATTTTACGGCAAACGCAAAGAATCCCCTAATAATTTAGGAGATATCTTATTAATGCTTACTTATTAATTTTAGTGATTATTTAATGCTTCCTCTAATTTTGATTCGATCGCTTCTTTATCATATTTATATTTACATGGTATATGTATCACTCCATAACCTATGCTTGTCAATACTTCATTAATGAATTTATCTCTTTCTATCCTATCTTTTCTGTTATGTGAACTATCGTCTAATTCTAAGCATATTATTGGTTTTAATGTTCTGTTATCACATATAACGAAATCAATATGTTTAGAGCAGATCTTATTAAAATATGACATGTAATCATCTTTACTTTTGACTTTCACTATATCTGCTACTCTAACTTTAGTAAAAAGAGTAACATCAAGGTCAATACACACATCGTATAATGTATTATAGAATTTCAATTCTGCTTTAGTTAATATGCTGTCAACGTCTTTGTAAACTGTTGAATAATCATTTTTTTTGTTTTGCGAAACTTTACTTGTAAATATTTTTATTAATATAGCTGCGATAACTATTACTATTAGTGCGTATATTATTGTATCCATTTTGTCTTCCTTATGTTGATTTACTAGATTTTCTTAATTATTTCATGTAGATAAAATCTTATTTAGTATTAATGTTTTATCTTTTGATTATACCATATTTATTAGTCTTAATCTATTAGTACTATAAATTAACCATTATAGAATATTCTAAAATAGGATTTCAAGATACACATAGTGAATAATATATACTAAAAAATGCATTTTATCCTATATATCATGTCGTTCGTCAGGATTTATTGAAAATTAATTAATAAAGATATAAAATTAAAAGAGGAAGGGAGTAGATTACAATGTATAAATATGACTTAACTAATTTATCTGATAAAGAAAATGATATAATAGAAATAGCCAAAAGAATAGACTGTATATTTAATAGTTTTAAAACAATTAAGAATTCTATTGACACCCATATTACAAGAAGAGATAATATAAACGAACAACTCAATACTATACTAAGTGATTTCCAAAATACTATTGAACATACTTATAACACAAGCAAATTTATTAATGAAGCAATAACTGAATATAGTAATAGCCAACATCAAATAGATAATCTTCTTAATGGTGTATCAGCTACAACCATTAATTCAATAAGTATGGATACGGATAAAACAAAATCTAATATAAAAAATATTAACACTAACAGTATTATCAAACAATATTTTGGGGAATTTTTTGATAAATTTCCTAGTAAAATACCACATTTAAAGAATTTCATCGATAACAATGAAATTCATATAAATAATAAAAATTACTCGGAAACATCTGGGAAAAAGACTCAATATTACGATGATAGAATTAAGCAACTACAAAGGTTTACTCGTATGATTGGAAGAAATGAATTAAAAGATAATATGTTTATTCAAGAAGCTAGTTACAGAAGTGATGACCCCATTTATACATACGTAAAAAATAACCCTGTAAATTATATAGACCCTAGTGAACAATGTAAAAAAGATGCTGACTTACAGGATACAGATATATTATCTTCTTCAGACTTGAATAATGTTATTGGATTAAAAGGAGTTTATGCTTATTATACAACACAAGAGAATAAAGAAGATGAAATGCTTGCTGTTTTAAGAACTATAGATATTATACGACAAAAAGACGAATATACTGGATTGTATTATTCACAAGATGAAGATGGAAAATATGTTAGTCAATATGATTATGAAAGCAGTAAAATAAAGACTAAAATATCAATAACACAAAAAGATTTACATAAATCAAGAACTGGTACTAATGTATTGTTTACAGTAACAGGATTTTTGCCTCCACCATACAATGTTTTAGCAGCCTTAGGTAATATAGCACCAGAAAGTGGTAAAAGTATATTGAATAATGACAATACAGGTTTACCTGATATTTTAAATACTGGAATAACAGCAGCTAGTTTCATAGAAAAGCCACAAAAAATAGGAGCATTTTTTAATATTCTAGGTGGATATAAAACCCAAAAAGAGTTAAAAGAAATTAAAGGATTTAGTGAAACATCAGTATCAATTGACAATAATGGGTATATAGAAAATTTCGAATTTAAAATCAATAGTAATAATACTCTAGTTGATGCTCGAAAAGAAGACCCTATAAAAAAATCAATACCAGCACAATGGAGATATTGGAATGAAAATCATCCATCACCAGATATACGGATTACAAATGATAATATAAGAATTTGGTTTTAAAAAATAATATAGGAGTGAAATAATATGAAAAAAGATATTTGCCCCTACTGTGGTAAAGAACTATCTTTTAAGATAAAAATTTCAATAGACCCTAGATACTCAAAAAAATGTCCTTTCTGTGATAAAAAAGTAGGAATGCCCTATTGGACTAATTTTCCATATTTAATTATAGTAATCATTATGTTTTTATCATTTAAATCATGGTTTTATGAACATGAGATTATAGGAATAATACTATTAGCTATAGTTACGATTATAAATGGAATATTAACAACTCTATTTATACCAATTGTTGAAAGAGATTAATATATTAATATGACAAACAAAATAACATATGGATGAACGGATAAGTACTACTATAACTATTCCATAAATCATACAAACCATTCATCCATATGTATCAATATCTCATAACATTCCTTATTTTTTCTCTTTACTATTCTGTGCAATAAATCCCATTATAAAAACAATTACTGTTACTATGCTAATCACTATAGAATTATCTTTACTGAAACTACCCATCAGATATTCATTTAAATGTGTGGCAGTAGCTATAAAACCATCTGCATATACATAATTAGATAAATTGTTGTAATTCTGGAATAAGAACACTCCAATTGTTCCAAGCAAAGATGCTCCAGTACACGATGTACTTATAATAATAAACAGATCACTTTTTACAACAAACAGAATTGCAAAAACAAGTCCAACTGATATACATATAATATAATTTAAAGGTTCTTCTATCGTCACATAATGGTTAACAACCATAAATGAAATCAAAAATCCTAATACAGCACCTGATAATGCAAGAGAAGTCTTATACAAGAATTTAGTTAACAAAGCGAATATAATCCCAAGTACTACACCACTAATTACAGCTCCTAAAGTAGTATCAAATAGAGAAAAGCCAATAGCTATTCCGCCAAAGAAGCATCCTATATTCAATAATGGATAGAATAATTTTCTTCCCATAAAACAAAATAATAAACCTAAACAAGCCAAATATATTAAAGTTACAATTACTGATAACATGTTTAATCATTTCCTTTACTCATAATTTTTGATAACAATCTAAGCACACGGATAAAAATCAAGATAATAGTCATCACAAGACCAAAGGCTAATGACCATTCATATCTATTGGAATATTTGTTTTTAACACATTGTGCTATATTATCATAATCAACAACAAGATTAAGAGCAGCAAGTAATAGAGCACCTGCTGAAATAGCAATACCAAATCCACTGTTTCCCCATACAAGAGAAGTTATTGCATTTGTGAAAAAAGAACTTACAAATACAAGACCATAAAGTATGAATGAAGTTAAAAATAATGTACTTACGACTGCTCTAAAGCGCTGTCCCACTTTAATGATCCTAGTCGCATATAGAAAAAGCATTACTAAAATTACAACAAATGTTACTCCAATTGCTATAGGAACTACTCCATAATAGAAAACAGAATACACTTGGCATAACCAACCAACTAAAAAACCTTCTGCTATGCAGAATAAAGAACCAAAAATGGGTGTACCTTTTGGATTAAAAAAATTGATTAACGATGTTATCATTGTTATAACACCTGCACCTATCAATGCATAATTTATATATTCTTCTGGAACAACATTAAAAACATAGGCACATACCCCTGCTCCAGTAAGTAATAAGAAAAATAAAACCTTTATTGCAATACTACCATAACTCGCTGGTTTTCCACTAATATTATGTTCATCCGATATCTTTTTAAAATATGGATTCAATAATTTTGTTCTCATGATGTCTGTCTCCTTTTTATATTATTTGTAGCATAACTACTTTAATTTCTTGTATTATATCAAGGAGAGTTTAATTTAACTTAAATTCAATCTTAAATTTTCTTAACACGGCACCATGAAAACAATATTAGCTTTTATTTTTAATATAATTATCAACAACATCCTTCCAATATGCATAATCACTATGATTACGTTTATCAGTCAAAAACATATTATAATTTTTACTTAGATATTCTCCAATAAGCAATGTAGCTTTTTCAGCACCATTAACATTTAGATGATCTCCATTATCACGAAAATCCCTTGAATAATTAATATTAAAATTGCTATCTTTTACATTCATATCTATAAATGGAATATCTCTATCCCTTGAATACTTCTCAATAAAATTATGTTTTGCAAAATTCCATGAAGTTGCACTTGGTAATTCTATTAATATAATCTCTATGTCGTTGTTTTTGCAAGTATCAATAAAATATTCAAGTTGTTTTAAATTACGTCTAGGTACAGGTAATGGTCTTGCATTTTCATTTCCCATGTAATTTATATTCTCGAATTTATAAACTTTATCTGAATACACATAACCTTTGGATATATCATACTTTTTTGTTCTATCTGGCATGGTATAAAAATCACGAGAATTTATTTCCTTCCACCTTGCATGGAAAGTAAATGGAGCTAATAATAAATTAGTATTATCAACAAACTTCAATTTCTCATATAGACAGTCTACATCAAGAACAACAACTTTCGGTGTCTGAGTTTTTATAGTTCGCTTAAGTAAATGATTTATCACACCTATTGTTTGCAATGCTGTCCCAGAAGTATAGGATGTATATCCATACTCATCAAACAATTTTGCAGGGGAAAAACCTGAATATACATCGGAGTTTCCATACACCATAACATCAATTGAATTTTTTGGTTCTGCAAGAAAACCCATTCCTCTATAATAACTAGTACCACCAGAATCTTCAATTGACTTTGGTGAAACAACAACACATATATATATATACAGAACGACTGTAATCATAAAACAACAAATTATACCAATAAATTTTTTCATCAGAAACCTCCGTATATAGGGTCAGGTGGAACATAACCTAATCCATAAGCACCAAAAATTAATACTAAACAAAGAGCAGTAAAACAAATCCAATATTTTTTATAAGTAGAAACTCTTTCAAATCTACTTTCAATATTAATATCTTTTAATTTAATAATTACAGAAATTAATATTATGATAAATGAAATAACTAAAGCAATAAAATCTTTAGGTTCTATAATACTATAAAATTGAAATTCTGAACCTCTCCTAAAAACAGATCTAAATATTTGAGAAAATATAGTTAAATTCTCTGCTCTAAACATAAGCATACCTATTCCTACCAGTACAAGTGTTTTAATAATTCTAAACAGATTAATGACCTTATTATCAGTGTTTACATTATATTTAGTTAATATTTTTTCAAATACAGGAGAAAGCAGATTAAATATTATCATAAGTACAAAATAATAGAGCCCATAAGCAATATATTTTGAACTTGCGCCATGCCATAATCCTGTCAAAAACCAAACACAGAAAAGTGGGATGATTAATATCACTGTATTCGCTAAAGAAGGTTTCATATTCTTAATAAGTTTAGTCAATAATTTGGAAGTTGATACAGGATAAAATATATAATCACGAAACCAGCTGCCAAGCGAAATATGCCATCTTCTCCAGAAATCACCTACATTCCTTGCTAAGAAAGGCATATCGAAATTTTTAGCTAATTTAATACCAAATATATTAGCTATACCAGTCGCAATATCTATATATCCTGAGAACTCCGCATAAAGCTGTATTGTATAAGCAATTATACCAATAATAATAGTGAAACCACCGTAATTAGTATAATTCTTAAATACTTCGTCTGAAATAATCGCAGCACGATTTGCAACCATAAATATTTTAAACAGTCCCCAAATCATACGTCCAATCCCATTAAAAAGATTATCGGCATTTATCTGTTTCCCACTTGTCAATTGAGGCATTAGATCATCATATCTACCGAATGGTCCTTCATGCAACTGTGGAAAAAAACTTATGAACAAAGCTGTCTTGAGGATATTTTTTTCTGCTACATACTTACCTCTTAATACATCAACTACATAACTTATTGCATTTAATGAGTAATAGGATATCCCAAGAGGAAGAGCAATATTTATTACTGGAGTTGATACTGTTATACCTAATAATTTTAGAAATACTGCACTTGACGATGCAAAGAAATTAAAATACTTTAATGTCAATAAAATCCCGATATTAACAATCACATATATAATTAAAACTAATCTTTTTTCCTTTTTGATTTTAGCCTTTAACGCTTTCCTTTCTTTTTTGGGAAGCCCTGCAAGACTATATTTGTCAGAAATCTTATTTATCTTTATTGCTGCCAAATAAGATGCAACAACAGTTGTTATAAGAAATATTGTTCCAAATCCGCAATAAAATCCATAAAAAGCAAGACTTGATATAAGCAGTGCGATGTAACGCTGTTTGCTTGGACAAACAGCGTAAACAACAGTAGTAACAATTGTAAAAACCCCAAGGAAAATAAGTATTTGATATGGCATACCTATTATTCTCCATCAAGTGATACTACTAATTTATAGATACTCTCTACTGAATTGAAATTATCTGGAATAAGATGGATAGGTGTAATTTCAATATCAAATTCATCATTTAGCATCGCTACAAGTCTTGCAATATTTAGTGAAGTTAATATCTTCCCGTCTACGAGATTTGTTGCATTTTTATAATCTTTTCCTGGAATTATCTTAGATAATATTTCATATATTTTTTCCATTTTTTTAAACTCCTTTATTCTAAAATTATATTTTTTATTAGTTTTCTATCAATTTTCCCATTAGCATTTTTTGGAAAAATATCGAAGGCTTTATACTCATGGGGACGCATGTATTCTGGTAGTGACTTCTCTGCCGTAACTCTAAGAATCTTTACAAGCTGTTCATTACCTTCGTAAGCTAAAATGATTTTGTCATTTTCTAAGTCATAGATACAAACAACAAGGTCTATTTCTGCAACTGCTCCAAAAGCTGACTCTATCTCTCCCATTTCAATACGATATCCCATATGTTTTATCTGGAAATCTTTACGACCTAAATATTCAAACTCACCGTATATGTTTTGTCTGACTAAGTCACCTGTTTTGTAAACTATTTCGGGGTACTCATTGTGTAAAGGATTTTGTACGAATGCTTCTTTAGTTTTTTCTCTATTTCCATAATATCCCCTCGCGATAAATGGTCCTGACACATAGAGTTCCCCCTCTGCTACACCTGATACTTGGTTTCCTTTTTCATCAACAACAAACAAATTGCAGTTACTGCAAGCATTACCAATTGGCAATGTCTCGGTTTCTTTAAACTCACGATTAACAATAAAGTATGCACATATATCTGTAGTTTCTGTAGGTCCAAAGAGGTTAGCATACATTAGATTCGGAAAATATTTTTTCCAATAATTAAGATACTTTATAGGCATGACTTCCCCTGCAAACAACACTTTTTTTAGATAATCAGGTTTACAGTATTTAAATAAATCCAATTTTGCTATAATACCTAAAGCTGTTGGAACCCAGTAGATTACATTGATCTTACGATTATTCATATATTCTATAAGCTTTACAGGAAATGCAAAATATTCTTTTGGAATCATTTGATACGCACTTCCTGTAAATAAAGAAGCAAACATATCAGTTACTGACATACTGAAATATAGCGGTGTTTGAGAACCAAATATTGTTTGCTCATCTATATTAAAACAGGTTATAAACCAATCAATATAGCTTATTACATTAAGATGTGTCAGTAATGCACCTTTCGGATTACCTGTTGAACCCGATGTAAATATGGAATAAGCTGGATCAGTGGATAGCATTTGTGAACGTATATTTGTTAGTAATCCATTATTAATTTGCATATTTATAGAATCTTCAAAATTTATCTTAACAACTTTATCATCAAAATTACTAACGACTCCATTGAATTGTTTTTCATATATTATTGCTACTGGTGAAAGAACATCTATTATTTTTTCAATTCTTTCAAAGGGTGAATCTGAATCTAAAACTACATAGAAATTGCCACTATACAAAACCCCTAGCATTGCCATAGGAACATTTCTGTTACGCTCCATCAATATTGCTACTGGCTTTCTCAAAAAACCATTATTTGCAATTGAAGTAGCTATTCCTTGTGCTTTTTCTTGTAGAGTTT harbors:
- a CDS encoding DUF2726 domain-containing protein, with the translated sequence MDTIIYALIVIVIAAILIKIFTSKVSQNKKNDYSTVYKDVDSILTKAELKFYNTLYDVCIDLDVTLFTKVRVADIVKVKSKDDYMSYFNKICSKHIDFVICDNRTLKPIICLELDDSSHNRKDRIERDKFINEVLTSIGYGVIHIPCKYKYDKEAIESKLEEALNNH
- a CDS encoding acyl carrier protein is translated as MEKIYEILSKIIPGKDYKNATNLVDGKILTSLNIARLVAMLNDEFDIEITPIHLIPDNFNSVESIYKLVVSLDGE
- a CDS encoding amino acid adenylation domain-containing protein — translated: MNKTIIDFFEKTVSSYPQNTAVGDKDAEITYKTLQEKAQGIATSIANNGFLRKPVAILMERNRNVPMAMLGVLYSGNFYVVLDSDSPFERIEKIIDVLSPVAIIYEKQFNGVVSNFDDKVVKINFEDSINMQINNGLLTNIRSQMLSTDPAYSIFTSGSTGNPKGALLTHLNVISYIDWFITCFNIDEQTIFGSQTPLYFSMSVTDMFASLFTGSAYQMIPKEYFAFPVKLIEYMNNRKINVIYWVPTALGIIAKLDLFKYCKPDYLKKVLFAGEVMPIKYLNYWKKYFPNLMYANLFGPTETTDICAYFIVNREFKETETLPIGNACSNCNLFVVDEKGNQVSGVAEGELYVSGPFIARGYYGNREKTKEAFVQNPLHNEYPEIVYKTGDLVRQNIYGEFEYLGRKDFQIKHMGYRIEMGEIESAFGAVAEIDLVVCIYDLENDKIILAYEGNEQLVKILRVTAEKSLPEYMRPHEYKAFDIFPKNANGKIDRKLIKNIILE
- a CDS encoding Bax inhibitor-1/YccA family membrane protein; translated protein: MRTKLLNPYFKKISDEHNISGKPASYGSIAIKVLFFLLLTGAGVCAYVFNVVPEEYINYALIGAGVITMITSLINFFNPKGTPIFGSLFCIAEGFLVGWLCQVYSVFYYGVVPIAIGVTFVVILVMLFLYATRIIKVGQRFRAVVSTLFLTSFILYGLVFVSSFFTNAITSLVWGNSGFGIAISAGALLLAALNLVVDYDNIAQCVKNKYSNRYEWSLAFGLVMTIILIFIRVLRLLSKIMSKGND
- a CDS encoding TM7S3/TM198-like domain-containing protein, whose product is MLSVIVTLIYLACLGLLFCFMGRKLFYPLLNIGCFFGGIAIGFSLFDTTLGAVISGVVLGIIFALLTKFLYKTSLALSGAVLGFLISFMVVNHYVTIEEPLNYIICISVGLVFAILFVVKSDLFIIISTSCTGASLLGTIGVFLFQNYNNLSNYVYADGFIATATHLNEYLMGSFSKDNSIVISIVTVIVFIMGFIAQNSKEKK
- a CDS encoding MBOAT family O-acyltransferase, which translates into the protein MPYQILIFLGVFTIVTTVVYAVCPSKQRYIALLISSLAFYGFYCGFGTIFLITTVVASYLAAIKINKISDKYSLAGLPKKERKALKAKIKKEKRLVLIIYVIVNIGILLTLKYFNFFASSSAVFLKLLGITVSTPVINIALPLGISYYSLNAISYVVDVLRGKYVAEKNILKTALFISFFPQLHEGPFGRYDDLMPQLTSGKQINADNLFNGIGRMIWGLFKIFMVANRAAIISDEVFKNYTNYGGFTIIIGIIAYTIQLYAEFSGYIDIATGIANIFGIKLAKNFDMPFLARNVGDFWRRWHISLGSWFRDYIFYPVSTSKLLTKLIKNMKPSLANTVILIIPLFCVWFLTGLWHGASSKYIAYGLYYFVLMIIFNLLSPVFEKILTKYNVNTDNKVINLFRIIKTLVLVGIGMLMFRAENLTIFSQIFRSVFRRGSEFQFYSIIEPKDFIALVISFIIILISVIIKLKDINIESRFERVSTYKKYWICFTALCLVLIFGAYGLGYVPPDPIYGGF
- a CDS encoding ROK family transcriptional regulator, with the translated sequence MENNKLDQGYIKKKNLHLVLKLIKTNKSISRADIVKMTNMSPTSVSRIVGNLIDLGLVRETETYSKGVGRKAILLEINLKSILTVGAYINKHIVKAGIVDFGGGILYEEKIESEIDKLSYDKIINIVCELIKKVINNSGVDESKIVGLGISLPGIIDYSTGNVLMSTQLKWKDIQLGRCVEEKLGIKTIVDNDVKVEALAESIYGVGKNIEKLALISFGRGVGSALIVGGNIFRGTTNIAGEIGHTTIDPNGALCPCGRRGCLQTFIIEDNIIAEANKVKKTNSLLEVFEYAHNGEQWAVSIIDRCLTYMCITINTVICMYNPDTVVIKGSLIKAFPDMPRLVEEKLENLTWDQLKGSFQILQSQLGSKAHIVGGATLALNTFCDFD